A portion of the Magnolia sinica isolate HGM2019 chromosome 17, MsV1, whole genome shotgun sequence genome contains these proteins:
- the LOC131230431 gene encoding vicilin-like seed storage protein At2g18540 translates to MPFARSVTVSRLDVMKNELTETQEDDEEGNEIDQEEDDEGDENDENGVEGEGPREEKEELRRKKARFDKRGTLLKEKEALKKERDELNERAQLKREKDLFFEDKEKLAKEREEFNKEKEDSHTRRERFVMEEEGEELRKRREINDIEKKELGYGDLDVQSYSIAEGNVLDASTSHLVYQRRTKRLLNPSYYKVSPYLSMSAFDTTPGEVPKPEQVTAFVTSQIPFPLQMDPFRILSAQEVKEAED, encoded by the exons atgccgTTTGCTCGGTCCGTGACAGTTTCCAGGTTAGATGTTATGaaaaatgaa CTCACTGAGAcccaggaagatgatgaggagggtaaCGAGATTGATCAAGAGGAGGATGACGAAGGAgatgaaaatgatgagaatggcgtggagggagagggacccAGGGAGG agaaggaagagttgagaaGGAAAAAAGCAAGGTTTGATAAGAGGGGGACgttactgaaagagaaagaagcattgaagaaggagagagatgaGTTGAATGAGAGAgcacaattgaagagggagaaggatttgTTTTTTGAGGACAAGGAAAAGTTAGCGAAGGAGAGGGAGGAGTTTAATAAAGAGAAAGAAGATAGTCATACACGGAGGGAAcgttttgtgatggaggaggagggtgaggagttgaggaagagacGGGAaataaatgatattgaaaaaaaaGAACTTGGATATGGGGATTTGGATGTGCAATCGTATAGTATTGCCGAAGGTAATGTATTggatgcatccacttctcatctcgtTTATCAAAGGAGAACCAAACGGCTACTGAATCCGTCATATTACAAAGTTTCTCCGTACTTGTCCATGTCTGCATTCGATACAACCCCTGGGGAGGTTCCCAAACCTGAGCAAGTAACAGCTTTTGTTACTTCTCagataccatttcctctacagatggatccattCAGGATATTATCCGCACAGGAAGTGAAAGAGGCAGAGGACTAG